Proteins found in one Triticum aestivum cultivar Chinese Spring chromosome 4D, IWGSC CS RefSeq v2.1, whole genome shotgun sequence genomic segment:
- the LOC123095667 gene encoding DUF21 domain-containing protein At2g14520, which yields MAVEYRCCGGAFFEHIAIIVVLVLFAGLMSGLTLGLMSLSLVDLEVLAKSGTDKDRKYAAKILPVVKNQHLLLCTLLICNAAAMEALPIFLDSLVTAWGAVLISVTLILLFGEIIPQSICSRYGLAIGASVAPLVRVLVWICFPVAYPIAKLLDHVLGHGKAALFRRAELKTLVTLHGNEAGKGGELTHDETTIIAGALELSEKKAKDAMTPLCDTFVIDINAKLDRKLMQEVIEKGHSRVPVYYEKDTNIIGLILVKNLLSINPDDEIPIKSVTIRKIPRVSEDMPLYDILNEFQKGHSHMAVVIKQNIPSYPAKQPSIDGGSLEVAIAIDEKQGEKVAKSLTPLRRWKSYPNTLNSNTGSRRGKWSKDQSDVLQVHEEPLPTLSEDEEAVGIITMEDVIEELLQEEIYDETDVHVEEQ from the exons aTGGCGGTGGAGTACCGCTGCTGCGGGGGGGCCTTCTTCGAGCACATCGCCATCATCGTGGTGCTGGTGCTCTTCGCGGGGCTCATGTCCGGGCTCACCCTCGGCCTCATGTCCCTCAGCCTCGTCGACCTCGAGGTCCTCGCCAAGTCCGGCACCGACAAGGACCGCAAGTACGCAG CTAAGATATTGCCTGTGGTGAAAAACCAGCACCTTCTGCTATGCACTCTTCTGATCTGCAACGCTGCTGCCATGGAG GCACTGCCAATCTTCCTTGATAGCCTGGTGACTGCTTGGGGTGCGGTTTTGATCTCTGTGACATTGATCCTACTGTTCGGCGAG ATCATACCACAATCTATCTGCTCACGGTATGGGCTGGCAATTGGTGCCTCGGTTGCTCCGTTAGTCCGAGTTCTTGTTTGGATCTGTTTCCCTGTTGCATATCCGATCGCCAAG CTGCTGGACCATGTGCTTGGTCACGGTAAAGCGGCACTTTTCCGTAGGGCTGAGCTAAAAACACTTGTGACACTGCATGGAAATGAG GCTGGTAAAGGTGGAGAGTTAACCCACGATGAAACAACTATAATAGCTGGAGCTCTTGAGCTCAGTGAAAAGAAAGCTAAAGATGCTATGACACCTCTTTGTGATACGTTTGTCATTGATATAAATGCAAAGCTCGACAG AAAACTAATGCAAGAGGTCATTGAGAAAGGTCATAGCAGAGTGCCAGTTTATTATGAAAAGGATACAAACATTATTGGATTGATATTG GTGAAGAATTTATTATCCATTAACCCTGATGATGAAATTCCCATAAAGAGCGTAACCATCCGCAAAATTCCTCG CGTTTCAGAAGACATGCCCCTGTATGACATCCTAAACGAATTCCAGAAGGGCCACAGCCACATGGCGGTTGTCATAAAGCAAAACATTCCAAGCTACCCAGCTAAGCAGCCCAGCATCGATGGTGGATCTCTTG AGGTCGCCATCGCCATCGATGAGAAGCAGGGTGAGAAGGTTGCGAAGAGTCTCACCCCGCTGCGGAGGTGGAAGAGCTACCCCAACACCCTCAACTCCAACACGGGAAGCAGGAGGGGGAAATGGTCCAAAGACCAGTCGGACGTTCTCCAAGTGCACGAAGAGCCGTTGCCCACGCTGAGCGAGGATGAAGAAGCCGTCGGTATCATAACCATGGAGGATGTCATTGAAGAACTGCTGCAG GAGGAGATATACGACGAAACCGACGTACATGTTGAGGAACAATAA